One region of Blattabacterium cuenoti genomic DNA includes:
- the nusA gene encoding transcription termination factor NusA — MDNEALIDSFSDFKYEKNIDRVSLMAILEESIRCVLRKKYESSKNYDIIVNPDQGDLEIWRNRIVVEDGKVKDTNKEIELSIAKKIEPDFEIGEEVTEKVELQSLGRRAILSLRQNLLSKINEYDNTNIYKKFKNKIGEIINVEVYHILPKQIIMRDDEQNEMVLPKQEQIPSDFFRKGDPVRALVKRVDWKDSKPFAILTRKDESFLEELFKVEIPEVSDGLITVKKVARIPGEKAKVAVESYDDRIDPVGACVGMKGSRIHPIVRELKNENIDVINYTSNIQLYITRSLSPAKVSMMEVNEEHKYVNVYVKIEEISKAIGKGGQNIKLASQLTGYKIHIFKDYPYEDDVELTEFSDEIEPEVLEKFHKVGLNTAKSVLNYNKNDLKKRTHLEEKTINKIFSILRKEFEEELNINP; from the coding sequence ATGGATAATGAAGCTTTAATAGATTCTTTTTCAGATTTTAAATATGAAAAAAATATAGATAGAGTGAGTCTTATGGCTATATTAGAAGAATCTATCCGATGTGTTCTAAGAAAAAAATATGAATCATCAAAAAATTACGATATCATTGTAAATCCAGATCAAGGTGATTTAGAAATATGGAGAAATCGGATAGTAGTGGAAGATGGAAAAGTAAAAGATACAAATAAGGAAATAGAACTATCTATAGCTAAAAAAATAGAACCCGATTTTGAAATCGGAGAAGAAGTTACAGAAAAAGTAGAATTACAATCTTTAGGAAGAAGAGCCATTTTATCTCTAAGACAAAATTTGCTCTCTAAAATTAATGAATATGATAATACAAATATTTATAAAAAATTTAAAAATAAAATAGGAGAAATTATTAATGTAGAAGTCTATCATATTTTACCGAAACAAATAATTATGAGAGATGATGAACAAAATGAAATGGTTTTACCTAAGCAAGAGCAAATTCCAAGTGATTTTTTTAGAAAAGGAGATCCAGTTAGAGCCTTAGTTAAACGAGTGGATTGGAAAGACAGTAAACCTTTTGCAATTCTTACCAGAAAAGACGAATCTTTTTTAGAAGAACTTTTTAAAGTGGAAATTCCAGAAGTTTCTGATGGTTTAATTACAGTCAAAAAAGTAGCACGAATTCCAGGAGAAAAAGCTAAAGTTGCTGTAGAATCTTATGATGATCGTATTGATCCAGTCGGAGCTTGTGTGGGTATGAAAGGTTCTAGAATTCATCCTATTGTTAGAGAATTAAAAAATGAAAATATTGATGTAATCAATTATACCTCTAATATACAATTATATATAACACGATCTTTAAGTCCTGCTAAAGTTTCCATGATGGAAGTTAATGAAGAACATAAATATGTTAATGTGTATGTAAAAATTGAAGAAATATCGAAAGCAATTGGAAAAGGAGGTCAAAATATCAAACTCGCTAGTCAATTAACCGGATACAAAATTCATATATTCAAAGATTATCCTTATGAAGATGATGTGGAATTAACAGAATTTTCTGATGAAATAGAACCAGAAGTTTTAGAAAAATTTCATAAAGTAGGTTTAAACACAGCAAAATCTGTTTTAAACTACAATAAAAATGATTTAAAAAAACGAACTCATCTTGAAGAAAAAACTATAAATAAAATATTTTCCATATTGCGGAAAGAATTTGAAGAAGAATTAAATATAAATCCATAA